A segment of the Methanomassiliicoccaceae archaeon DOK genome:
AACGTGCTGGTCACCGGGTCGTTCCGTACAGCGGAGGATGCGTTGAGATGGCTTCAGAGCAGATATGCGAGATCCTGAACATAATGTCGGAGGACTACGACCAGGGCGTGTACCCCGGGAGGAACTCCGAGGGCCTCAACCCGGAATGGCCGTGCGACCCGTTCCACGTGCTCATAGCCACCATCCTGTCGCAGAGGACCAGGGACGACAACACGAGGAAGGCGTCCGATGCGCTGTTCCACAGGTACGACTCCGTCGACGAGATCGCCGACGCAGACCCGGAGGAGATTGCCGAGCTCGTGCGTCCCGCCGGATTCCCGAAGCAGAAGGGCAAGGCGATCGTGGACTGCTGCAGGATGCTCAGGGACGTCTACGGCGGGAAGGTGCCGGAGGAGACGGAGGAGCTTGTCAAGCTGCCGATGGTCGGCAGGAAGACGGCGGCCTGCGTCAGGTCCTACGCCATGTGCATCCCGTCCGTGTGCGTGGACACGCACGTCCACAGGATTTCCAACCTGATGGGTCTCGTCGACACCAGGACCCCCGAGGAGACGGAGTTCGCGCTGATGGAGATCACCCCGCGCGAGAGGTGGTCCGACATCAACAGGTACTTCGTCCGCCACGGACAGGTCACGTGCCTGCCCAACCATCCCCACTGCGAGCGGTGCCGCGTGACACAGTTCTGCAGATTTTATTCGGATAACCGCCGTTAAAGCAATTGGCTTAAACCAATCAGCGGATACGTGCGCGATGCATGAAGTGTCGGTAGTGACGAGCCTCGTGGATGCGGTCATCGCGGAGCTCCAGAAGTACAACGTCATCAAGGTCAACAGCGTGACCGTGGTGATCGGCGACCTCACCAACCTGGGCGAGGAGCAGATGAGTTTCGCGTACGACATCGTCACCCAGGGCACCATCCTGGAGGGCTCCGAGTTCATCGTGGAGCACGAGCCCATAGAGCTCGAATGCTGGGACTGCGGATACAAGGGGCCAGCGAAGGTGCTCTCCGACCCTGATTTCGACACCCATTCCATACCGATCCTCGCGTGCCCCGAGTGCGGCGGCAAGGTCACGGTCACGAGCGGGCAGTCCTGCATGGTGAAATGCATGGATATCGAGGAGGCTGATTGATGTTCAAGTATAGGGACGAGCAGACTGCGAAGAAGATTCTCGAACGCATCGGAGAGATGGACCTGGATGTGAGGTTCATGCACATCTGCGGGACCCACCAGGACACCATCGTGCGCTTCGGACTGGAGGAGATGCTCGAGGACGTGGGCGTGCACATCGCCCAGGGTCCCGGGTGCCCGGTGTGCGTCACCACCAGTAGGGAGGTCGCCGAGGCGATCACCCTCGCCAGGAACGGGGTCACAGTCACCGCTTTCGGGGACATGATGAGGGTCCCGACCACCGCCGGGTCCCTGTTCGACGCCAAGGCCGACGGGGCCGACGTCAGGATCGTCTACTCCATAGACGACGCCGTCCAGATGGCCCGCGAACAGCCGGACAAGCCCCTGGTGTTCGTGGGGGTGGGGTTCGAGACAACCGCCCCGTCCACCGCGGTGCCTCTTCACAAGGACGACTGTCCCGAGAACTTCAGCGTCTACAGCTGCCACAGGATCTGCCCGCCCATCATCCAGACCCTGTTCGACCTGGGCGAGAACAGGATCGACGGGTTCATCATGCCCGGCCATGTGGCCGTGATCACAGGGACCAAGATGTTCGAACCCGTGTCGGAGGTCCACAAGGTCCCGCAGGTCGTCGCCGGCTTCGAGCCCCTGGACGTCCTGATGTCCTGCTACATGCTCTGCAAGCAGATCAAGGAGGGCAGGCACGAGGTGGAGAACGAGTACACAAGGCTGGTCAGGCCGGAGGGCAACCCAACCGCCCTGAAGCTGATGTGGGACACCTTCGAGCCCGTCGACCGCTCCTGGAGGGGCTTCCCCGTCATCCCCAAGAGCGCCCTGGCCCTGAAGCCCGAGTTCCAGGACCACGACGCGACCAAGGTCCACGAGGACATCCTCAGACTGACTCCCGAGGTGGAGGTGGAGGCCAAGGGATGCAAGTGCGGGGACGTCCTGAGGGGACTGATCAAGTCCGAGCAGTGCCCCATGTTCGGCAAGGTGTGCAAGCCGATGAACCCCATGGGCCCGTGCATGGTGTCCGCAGAGGGCAACTGCAGCATCGCCTACAGGCTCGGACCGAAGAGGTACTGACATGACGAAGATCTACGCAGAGACCAAGCTGATGAAGAGGATCCTGATAGTCACCAACGACTCCACCGTGTTCCTCGTGAAGAACCGCATCGCCACGGCCTTCGAGCTGTTCGGCGGGAGGGTCACCGAGGTGAAGAACCTGGTCAAGCGCCTGGACACGGCGGTCGACGACAGGGGTCAGAAGCTCTGCGACGTCTCGTTCGGCGTCATCACCACGAAGTACGGTTTCGTGCCCGGGAACTACCAGATCATGGAGTACCCGAACGTCATGTCCAACAGGGAGGAGTACCTCCAGGCGGACCTGGACAAGAACTTCGTGTCGCAGACCTCGTTCATGACCAGGCCCTTCGACAAGGTCATCATGTGCGTGCCCAAGGACATGTTCTCCATGTTCCTCGACGCCGACGAGATCGAGCACGGGAAGGTCATCGCCGTCACGAGCCCCGAGTTCAGGGAGGAGTGCGAGAAGCGCGGTTGGACCTTCCTGGAGAGGAAGGGCGCCAGGGTCGGGGACGCCAACGCCGACGAGATCGAGAGGCTCGTCAGGGAGCTGTGCGCCTGAGTGCGCCCAGCTCTTC
Coding sequences within it:
- a CDS encoding endonuclease III; protein product: MSEDYDQGVYPGRNSEGLNPEWPCDPFHVLIATILSQRTRDDNTRKASDALFHRYDSVDEIADADPEEIAELVRPAGFPKQKGKAIVDCCRMLRDVYGGKVPEETEELVKLPMVGRKTAACVRSYAMCIPSVCVDTHVHRISNLMGLVDTRTPEETEFALMEITPRERWSDINRYFVRHGQVTCLPNHPHCERCRVTQFCRFYSDNRR
- a CDS encoding hydrogenase maturation nickel metallochaperone HypA; this encodes MHEVSVVTSLVDAVIAELQKYNVIKVNSVTVVIGDLTNLGEEQMSFAYDIVTQGTILEGSEFIVEHEPIELECWDCGYKGPAKVLSDPDFDTHSIPILACPECGGKVTVTSGQSCMVKCMDIEEAD
- the hypD gene encoding hydrogenase formation protein HypD, translated to MFKYRDEQTAKKILERIGEMDLDVRFMHICGTHQDTIVRFGLEEMLEDVGVHIAQGPGCPVCVTTSREVAEAITLARNGVTVTAFGDMMRVPTTAGSLFDAKADGADVRIVYSIDDAVQMAREQPDKPLVFVGVGFETTAPSTAVPLHKDDCPENFSVYSCHRICPPIIQTLFDLGENRIDGFIMPGHVAVITGTKMFEPVSEVHKVPQVVAGFEPLDVLMSCYMLCKQIKEGRHEVENEYTRLVRPEGNPTALKLMWDTFEPVDRSWRGFPVIPKSALALKPEFQDHDATKVHEDILRLTPEVEVEAKGCKCGDVLRGLIKSEQCPMFGKVCKPMNPMGPCMVSAEGNCSIAYRLGPKRY